A window of Acidobacteriota bacterium contains these coding sequences:
- a CDS encoding orotate phosphoribosyltransferase, which produces MTPEAVRRHFEETGALLAGHFKLSSGLHADRYLQCAKVLQHPDRAGVLGAALAALLAPEKPGVVVSPAMGGVIIGHEVGRGLGVRAIFTERVDGVFSLRRGFALEPGERVAVIEDVVTTGKSTREVLDVLRQAGAVPVACGSIVDRRAAAEKAPAVDGVPYRALLPLEVPAWEPASCPLCARGEPVVAPGSRHLAAKA; this is translated from the coding sequence GTGACTCCCGAGGCCGTGCGCCGCCACTTCGAGGAGACGGGCGCGCTCCTCGCGGGCCACTTCAAGCTCTCGTCGGGCCTCCACGCGGACCGCTACCTCCAGTGCGCGAAGGTTCTCCAGCACCCGGATCGGGCCGGCGTCCTCGGTGCCGCGCTCGCGGCGCTTCTCGCGCCGGAGAAGCCGGGAGTCGTCGTGTCGCCCGCGATGGGGGGCGTGATCATCGGCCACGAGGTCGGGCGCGGCCTCGGGGTGCGCGCGATCTTCACGGAACGCGTGGACGGCGTCTTCTCCCTTCGGCGCGGGTTTGCCCTGGAGCCGGGCGAGCGCGTTGCCGTGATCGAGGACGTCGTGACGACGGGGAAGTCGACGAGGGAGGTCCTCGACGTCCTCCGGCAGGCGGGCGCCGTGCCGGTCGCGTGCGGGTCGATCGTGGACCGACGCGCTGCCGCGGAGAAGGCTCCGGCCGTCGACGGGGTCCCGTATCGCGCGCTTCTGCCGCTCGAGGTCCCGGCGTGGGAGCCGGCGTCGTGCCCGCTCTGCGCGCGCGGCGAGCCCGTGGTCGCCCCGGGGTCGCGGCACCTCGCGGCGAAGGCGTGA
- a CDS encoding sigma-54-dependent Fis family transcriptional regulator yields MARRILVCDDEADIRDSLKTTLEEHGYEVKAVSSGQDAVREAPDHDALLLDIKMPVQDGLETLAKIRSRGVATPVVMISGHGDVKTAMDAVRAGADDFLEKPLSTDYILNALRRVLDSTRLARENLELKSRLGIGRIVQDSEPMRKLLAEIARVAPSPLTVLIVGPSGTGKELVARAIHDSSLVKAGPFVQVNCAAIPDTLIESELFGHERGSFTGADRKQTGKFVEADGGTIFLDEVGDMSASAQAKVLRVLQEGEVEPVGSPRVVKVKVRVVAATNRELTTLIAQGRFREDLYYRLKVVPLRTPPLSERPKDIPVLVQWFADQFARTNNYRPKRFTDAALEALAARSWPGNVRELKNHVERLMIMADGDVLDAADVDGAAAAPAADEGPIAVRGGKVVDASSAGVWERLAAIRTLQEFQDETEKLYLVSKLAENGGNVTRTAEAIDTPRSNLYKKIDRYGLRRDREGGEP; encoded by the coding sequence ATGGCGCGCCGCATCCTCGTCTGCGACGACGAGGCCGACATTCGGGACTCCCTGAAGACCACGCTCGAGGAGCACGGTTACGAGGTGAAGGCGGTCTCCTCCGGCCAGGACGCCGTGAGGGAGGCGCCGGACCACGACGCGCTGCTCCTCGACATCAAGATGCCCGTGCAGGACGGCCTCGAGACGCTCGCGAAGATTCGCTCGCGCGGCGTCGCGACGCCGGTCGTCATGATCTCGGGTCACGGCGACGTGAAGACGGCGATGGACGCCGTGCGCGCCGGGGCCGACGACTTCCTCGAGAAGCCTCTTTCGACCGACTACATCCTCAACGCGCTCCGGCGGGTCCTCGATTCGACGCGCCTCGCGCGCGAGAACCTCGAGCTCAAGTCGCGCCTCGGGATCGGCCGCATCGTCCAGGACAGCGAGCCGATGCGGAAGCTCCTGGCCGAGATCGCGCGGGTCGCGCCGAGCCCCCTGACCGTCCTCATCGTCGGGCCCAGCGGCACGGGCAAGGAGCTCGTCGCTCGGGCGATCCACGATTCGTCGCTCGTGAAGGCGGGCCCGTTCGTGCAGGTCAACTGCGCTGCGATCCCGGACACGCTGATCGAATCCGAGCTCTTCGGTCACGAGCGCGGCTCGTTCACGGGCGCGGACCGCAAGCAGACGGGCAAGTTCGTCGAGGCGGACGGCGGCACGATCTTCCTCGACGAGGTGGGGGACATGTCGGCCTCCGCGCAGGCGAAGGTGCTCCGCGTCCTGCAGGAGGGCGAGGTGGAGCCGGTCGGGAGCCCGCGCGTCGTGAAGGTGAAGGTCCGGGTCGTCGCCGCCACGAACCGCGAGCTCACGACGCTGATCGCGCAGGGGAGGTTCCGCGAGGACCTCTACTACCGCCTGAAGGTCGTCCCGCTGCGCACGCCGCCGCTGTCCGAGCGGCCGAAGGACATCCCGGTCCTCGTCCAGTGGTTCGCCGACCAGTTCGCGCGCACGAACAACTACAGGCCGAAGCGCTTCACGGACGCGGCGCTCGAGGCGCTCGCGGCGCGCTCGTGGCCCGGGAACGTCCGCGAGCTCAAGAACCACGTCGAGCGTCTCATGATCATGGCGGACGGCGACGTCCTCGACGCCGCCGACGTGGACGGGGCCGCCGCCGCGCCCGCGGCCGACGAAGGGCCCATCGCCGTGCGCGGCGGCAAGGTCGTGGACGCTTCGTCCGCGGGAGTCTGGGAGCGCCTCGCGGCCATCCGGACGCTTCAGGAGTTCCAGGACGAGACGGAGAAGCTCTACCTCGTCTCCAAGCTCGCGGAGAACGGAGGCAACGTGACGCGCACCGCCGAGGCCATCGACACGCCTCGCTCGAACCTCTACAAGAAGATCGACCGCTACGGCCTGCGCCGGGACCGGGAAGGGGGCGAGCCGTGA
- a CDS encoding DUF4331 family protein produces MHKPSAARVFALLALAALAVPALASAPALASSHNEAPFTSKNPSIDNTDFYFFRDPNDPSMVNLISCYYGLIEPQGGPNYAGFQDGAWYDIKVDNNG; encoded by the coding sequence ATGCACAAACCGTCCGCTGCCCGTGTGTTCGCCCTTCTCGCGCTCGCCGCGCTCGCGGTCCCGGCCCTCGCGTCGGCGCCCGCGCTCGCGTCGAGCCACAACGAGGCTCCGTTCACGTCGAAGAACCCCAGCATCGACAACACGGACTTCTACTTCTTCCGCGACCCGAACGACCCGTCGATGGTCAACCTGATCTCCTGCTACTACGGCCTCATCGAGCCGCAGGGCGGCCCGAACTACGCGGGCTTCCAGGACGGCGCCTGGTACGACATCAAGGTCGACAACAACGGC
- a CDS encoding CBS domain-containing protein codes for MKTARDVMIHPVLAVRESWTVHELATFFTEKGISGAPVLDAAGRLTGVVSLTDIVDQVTRDREPDARPSRAWEKRFNPEDLRGLAIEDGGRLVAEIMTPTFFTIPDTTPLPKIARTMVAGCIHRLLVTRQGHVVGIVTTLDLLRELAGMGQKPARRRPASKRPPAAPAKAARSVKKR; via the coding sequence ATGAAGACCGCCCGCGACGTCATGATTCACCCCGTCCTCGCGGTCCGCGAGAGCTGGACGGTCCACGAGCTCGCAACGTTCTTCACCGAGAAGGGCATCTCGGGCGCTCCCGTGCTCGACGCGGCCGGACGCCTGACCGGCGTCGTGAGCCTGACCGACATCGTCGACCAGGTGACGCGCGACCGCGAACCGGACGCGCGCCCCTCCCGCGCCTGGGAGAAGCGCTTCAACCCCGAGGACCTCCGGGGGCTCGCGATCGAGGACGGCGGACGACTCGTCGCCGAGATCATGACGCCCACGTTCTTCACCATTCCGGACACGACCCCCCTGCCGAAGATCGCGCGGACGATGGTCGCCGGCTGCATTCACCGGCTCCTCGTCACGCGCCAGGGCCACGTCGTCGGGATCGTCACGACGCTCGACCTCCTGCGCGAGCTCGCCGGCATGGGCCAGAAGCCGGCCCGCCGCCGGCCGGCCTCGAAGCGGCCGCCGGCCGCCCCCGCGAAGGCCGCGCGGTCCGTGAAGAAACGCTAA